From the Streptomyces pluripotens genome, one window contains:
- a CDS encoding alpha/beta fold hydrolase — MQGPHEHFELGPYTLDSGDTLPAARLAYRTLGRLNAAKDNAVLVPHMYSGTSASMQMLIGEGRALDPSRYFLILPDQFGSGLSSSPSNTPAPFDRGHFPAVTIADDVRAQHRLLTEQFGITALHTVLGWSMGGQQTYEWAVRHPEMVLRAAVFAATAKTPVQNQLQLDVQCELLRADPAFADGFYTDSDDVHLGLSRHAMAWAATSTSYRFFRDEVWRRIGFAAAEEFTLGFTRSHFQPMDPNNLLRQAAKWRAADVSLCTGGDLKAALDRISAEFFVFAFGDDLLFPVEDHERDAAMIRNARLRVMESPLGHFTMFGLIPEDAAAIDDALAEVLKS, encoded by the coding sequence GTGCAAGGTCCGCATGAGCACTTCGAACTCGGTCCGTACACACTGGACAGCGGGGACACGCTGCCCGCCGCGCGGTTGGCGTACCGGACGCTGGGCCGCTTGAACGCGGCGAAGGACAACGCCGTGCTCGTGCCACACATGTACTCGGGCACGTCCGCCTCGATGCAGATGCTCATCGGTGAGGGCCGCGCGCTTGACCCTTCCCGATACTTCCTCATCCTGCCCGACCAGTTCGGCAGTGGCTTGTCGTCATCGCCGAGCAACACGCCGGCGCCGTTCGACCGCGGCCACTTCCCCGCGGTGACCATCGCCGACGACGTACGGGCCCAGCACCGGCTGCTGACCGAGCAGTTCGGCATCACGGCCCTGCACACGGTGCTCGGCTGGTCGATGGGCGGCCAACAGACCTACGAATGGGCGGTGCGTCACCCCGAGATGGTGCTGCGGGCGGCCGTGTTCGCGGCCACCGCGAAGACCCCGGTCCAGAACCAGCTGCAGCTCGACGTGCAGTGTGAACTCCTGCGCGCGGATCCCGCGTTCGCGGACGGCTTCTACACCGACTCTGACGACGTGCATCTCGGCCTGAGCCGGCACGCGATGGCGTGGGCCGCGACCAGCACCAGCTACCGGTTCTTCCGTGACGAGGTGTGGCGCCGGATCGGATTCGCCGCCGCCGAGGAGTTCACCCTGGGATTCACCCGCAGCCACTTCCAGCCGATGGACCCGAACAACCTGCTCCGCCAGGCGGCGAAGTGGCGCGCCGCGGACGTCAGCCTGTGTACCGGCGGAGACCTGAAGGCGGCACTCGACCGGATCAGTGCTGAGTTCTTCGTCTTCGCGTTCGGCGACGACCTCCTGTTCCCGGTCGAGGATCACGAGCGCGACGCGGCCATGATCCGCAACGCCCGGCTGCGGGTGATGGAAAGCCCGCTGGGGCACTTCACCATGTTCGGCCTGATCCCCGAGGACGCGGCCGCCATCGACGATGCACTGGCCGAGGTGCTGAAGTCCTGA
- a CDS encoding flavin-containing monooxygenase: protein MASAAEELDAVVVGAGFSGLYMLHKLQEKGLSVKVFEAGAEIGGTWYWNKYPGARCDVESMDYSYSFDPELEQEWDWTEKYPSQPEILSYLQHVADRYDLRKDVVLRTRVTQASFDESTSRWTVRTDQGHEVSAKYCIMATGCLSKPKFPEVPGLDTFSGPWYHTGLWPDSAVDFSGQRVGVIGTGSSGIQVIPFVADQAADLTVFQRTPNYVLSSFNGPIDQDRVAATKANYRQAREAARQSIFGIAVDMPTKSALEVSDEERREVYQKGWERGHLNAIIQAYTDLIFNEESNETAAEFIREQVRAKVTDPATAAKLEPRGYPYGTKRPCLDTRYYETFNRESVHLVDLREEALIEITETGVRTTAGEYAFDTLVIATGFDAMTGALLGIDITGKGGVSLSKKWQDGPDTYLGLALSGFPNLFMITGPGSPSVLSNMVVSIEQHVEWISDLIDHMTANGHSVVEAEATAEKEWTDHVRAVGDMTLFPKADSYYVGANVPGKARVLMPYVGGVGGYRQRCDEVASAGYAGFAMR from the coding sequence ATGGCCAGCGCGGCAGAGGAACTCGATGCGGTTGTGGTGGGAGCCGGCTTCTCCGGTCTCTACATGCTTCACAAGCTCCAGGAGAAGGGCCTGTCGGTCAAGGTTTTCGAGGCCGGCGCCGAGATCGGCGGCACGTGGTACTGGAACAAGTACCCCGGCGCCCGGTGCGACGTGGAGAGCATGGACTATTCGTACTCGTTCGATCCCGAGCTGGAGCAGGAGTGGGATTGGACGGAGAAATACCCGAGCCAGCCCGAGATCCTGTCCTACCTCCAGCACGTCGCCGATCGGTACGACCTGCGGAAAGACGTGGTCCTGCGGACCCGGGTGACGCAGGCGAGCTTCGACGAAAGCACGTCCCGGTGGACCGTGCGAACCGATCAGGGCCACGAGGTGTCCGCGAAGTACTGCATCATGGCGACCGGCTGCCTGTCGAAGCCCAAGTTCCCGGAGGTGCCCGGCCTGGACACGTTCTCGGGCCCCTGGTACCACACCGGCCTGTGGCCGGACAGCGCCGTCGACTTCAGTGGGCAGCGCGTCGGCGTGATCGGCACCGGCTCGTCGGGCATCCAGGTCATCCCGTTCGTCGCCGACCAGGCTGCCGATCTGACGGTATTCCAGCGCACGCCGAACTACGTCCTGTCGTCGTTCAACGGGCCCATCGACCAGGATCGGGTCGCCGCCACGAAGGCGAACTACCGGCAGGCCCGTGAGGCCGCGCGGCAGTCCATCTTCGGCATCGCGGTCGACATGCCGACGAAGTCGGCGCTCGAGGTGAGCGACGAGGAGCGCCGGGAGGTCTACCAGAAGGGCTGGGAGCGCGGACACCTGAACGCGATCATCCAGGCCTACACCGACCTCATCTTCAACGAGGAGTCCAACGAGACCGCCGCGGAGTTCATCCGGGAGCAGGTCCGCGCCAAGGTCACCGACCCGGCGACGGCGGCGAAGCTCGAGCCGCGAGGCTACCCGTACGGCACGAAGCGGCCCTGCCTGGACACCAGGTACTACGAGACGTTCAACCGTGAGAGCGTCCACCTCGTCGATCTGCGGGAAGAAGCGCTCATCGAGATCACGGAGACGGGCGTCCGGACCACTGCGGGCGAGTACGCGTTCGACACCCTGGTGATCGCCACGGGCTTCGACGCCATGACGGGCGCGCTCCTGGGCATCGACATAACCGGCAAGGGCGGTGTGTCGCTGAGCAAGAAGTGGCAGGACGGCCCGGACACCTACCTCGGCCTGGCGCTCTCGGGTTTCCCGAACCTGTTCATGATCACCGGTCCCGGCAGCCCGTCCGTGCTCAGCAACATGGTCGTCTCGATCGAGCAGCACGTCGAGTGGATCAGTGACCTGATCGACCACATGACCGCCAACGGGCACTCCGTGGTCGAGGCGGAAGCCACCGCGGAGAAGGAGTGGACCGACCACGTCCGCGCGGTCGGCGACATGACGCTGTTCCCCAAAGCGGATTCGTACTACGTCGGTGCCAACGTCCCCGGCAAGGCCCGCGTCCTCATGCCGTACGTCGGCGGCGTCGGGGGCTACCGGCAGAGGTGCGACGAGGTCGCGAGCGCCGGCTACGCCGGGTTCGCGATGCGGTGA
- a CDS encoding cytochrome P450 family protein, protein MYFAETATRERILMEKRCPVLDTTGRDIHAEAATLRALGPATQVELPGGVVVWSVTSHSVIKEMLSNPKVTKSARNHWPAFYNGELAPDWEMISWVAMDNVSTSYGKDHVRLRKLIGKAFTPRRTEAIRPLVVGLTTMLLDALGAVPAGEVVDLKERFCYPLPGMLVAELIGMGEEQRAATAKVIDMMIDTTVTPEVAQGILQGWRGAMADLIAEKRANPGEDLTSDLIAARDEDGSRLTEQELADTIFAILGAGSETTINFFDNAITELLTHPEQLAKVLSGEHSWDDVIDEILRMQSPLASLPLRYAAEDIELDGVTIPKGDPILINYAAVGRDPDLHPDNPGCFDIARGSKDHLSFGHGPHYCLGAGIARLAATIGLSALFERFPDLSLAVTRDELVPMPTFIMNGHRSLPVRLHAMASSTAA, encoded by the coding sequence ATGTACTTTGCGGAAACGGCTACGAGGGAGCGGATCCTGATGGAGAAGCGTTGTCCCGTATTGGATACGACGGGTCGGGATATCCACGCCGAAGCAGCCACGCTGCGGGCGCTCGGACCGGCGACCCAGGTCGAACTGCCCGGCGGCGTCGTGGTCTGGTCGGTGACCTCCCACAGCGTCATCAAGGAGATGCTGTCCAACCCGAAGGTCACCAAGAGCGCACGCAACCACTGGCCGGCGTTCTACAACGGCGAGCTGGCGCCGGACTGGGAGATGATCAGCTGGGTGGCCATGGACAACGTGTCCACCTCCTACGGCAAGGACCACGTGCGGCTGCGCAAGCTCATCGGCAAGGCGTTCACCCCGCGCCGCACCGAGGCCATCCGCCCGCTGGTCGTCGGCCTGACCACGATGCTGCTCGACGCGCTCGGGGCGGTGCCCGCCGGCGAGGTCGTCGACCTCAAGGAGCGGTTCTGCTACCCGCTGCCGGGCATGCTGGTCGCCGAGCTGATCGGCATGGGTGAGGAGCAGCGCGCCGCCACCGCGAAGGTCATCGACATGATGATCGACACCACGGTGACCCCGGAGGTCGCGCAGGGCATCCTGCAGGGCTGGCGCGGCGCGATGGCGGACCTGATAGCCGAGAAGCGCGCCAACCCGGGCGAGGACCTCACCAGCGACCTCATCGCCGCCCGCGACGAGGACGGCTCACGGCTGACCGAGCAGGAGCTGGCCGACACCATCTTCGCCATCCTCGGCGCCGGCTCGGAGACCACGATCAACTTCTTCGACAATGCCATCACCGAGCTGCTGACCCACCCCGAACAGCTCGCGAAGGTCCTGTCGGGCGAGCACAGCTGGGACGACGTCATCGACGAGATTCTGCGTATGCAGTCCCCGCTGGCGAGCCTCCCACTGCGCTACGCGGCCGAGGACATCGAACTGGACGGCGTGACCATCCCCAAGGGCGACCCGATCCTGATCAACTACGCCGCGGTGGGCCGCGACCCCGACCTGCACCCGGACAACCCGGGGTGCTTCGACATCGCCCGCGGCAGCAAGGACCACCTGTCCTTCGGCCACGGCCCGCACTACTGCCTGGGGGCCGGCATAGCCCGCCTGGCCGCCACGATCGGCCTGTCGGCCCTGTTCGAGCGCTTCCCGGACCTGTCCCTGGCCGTGACGCGCGACGAGCTGGTGCCGATGCCGACGTTCATCATGAACGGCCACCGCTCCTTGCCCGTCCGGCTGCATGCGATGGCGAGCAGCACGGCCGCCTGA
- a CDS encoding tryptophan 7-halogenase, with product MTDITETDVVVVGGGPGGSTVATLVARQGHRAVLLEKERFPRYQIGESLLPSTVQGVCRLLGVSEELKEAGFPVKRGGTFRWGSNPEPWTFDFGISPQFAGTAAPAYQVERMKFDQILLNNAMRNGVDVHEEHTVTDVIEENGRVCGVSCTDAAGVRREFRGRYVVDASGNLSRIHSRVGGKRQYSEYFRNLALFGYFTGGKRMPAPTSGNILAVAFSAGWFWYIPLSDELTSVGAVVHREALDRVQGDREQALNELIAECPMIADFLSDAQRVTSGPYGEIRVRKDYSYIQEKFSRPGLVLVGDAAGFIDPVFSSGVHLATYGGLLVARSLNTALRPTTESGMDEKTLFEEYEARYRQEYMRFHDFLVSFYDMHSDEESYFWKAKRVTGNTASELQSFVSLVGGGSSDERALVNAGSYGDRQDVEEAIWSVAQAGANIQVQAATGGTIDEQVPVRDGGLVPSADGMHWALPATAAA from the coding sequence ATGACAGACATTACTGAGACCGACGTCGTGGTCGTCGGCGGCGGCCCGGGCGGTTCGACGGTGGCGACGTTGGTGGCCCGGCAGGGGCACCGGGCCGTGCTCCTGGAGAAGGAACGGTTCCCTCGCTACCAGATCGGCGAGTCGCTGCTGCCGTCCACCGTGCAGGGCGTCTGCCGCCTGCTTGGGGTGTCCGAGGAACTCAAGGAGGCCGGGTTCCCGGTCAAGCGGGGCGGCACTTTCCGCTGGGGCTCCAACCCCGAGCCATGGACGTTCGACTTCGGCATCTCGCCCCAGTTCGCCGGCACGGCGGCACCCGCCTACCAGGTGGAGCGGATGAAGTTCGACCAGATCCTGCTCAACAACGCCATGAGGAACGGCGTCGACGTGCATGAGGAGCACACCGTCACCGACGTCATCGAGGAGAACGGCCGGGTCTGTGGGGTCAGCTGCACCGACGCCGCGGGCGTGCGCCGCGAGTTCCGCGGCCGGTACGTGGTGGACGCCTCGGGCAACCTGAGCCGCATCCACTCCCGCGTGGGCGGCAAGCGGCAGTACTCGGAGTACTTCCGTAACCTCGCGCTGTTCGGCTACTTCACCGGCGGTAAGCGGATGCCCGCCCCGACCAGCGGCAACATCCTGGCTGTCGCCTTCAGCGCCGGCTGGTTCTGGTACATCCCGCTGTCTGACGAGCTCACCAGCGTGGGCGCGGTGGTACACCGCGAAGCGCTGGACCGCGTCCAAGGTGACCGCGAGCAGGCACTGAACGAGCTGATCGCGGAGTGCCCGATGATCGCCGACTTCCTGTCCGACGCCCAGCGGGTCACCAGCGGCCCGTACGGCGAGATCCGGGTGCGCAAGGACTACTCCTACATCCAGGAGAAGTTCTCGCGGCCGGGACTGGTGCTCGTGGGCGACGCGGCGGGCTTCATCGACCCGGTGTTCTCCTCCGGCGTGCACCTGGCCACCTACGGCGGACTGCTGGTCGCGCGCTCGCTCAACACCGCCCTGCGCCCGACGACCGAGTCCGGGATGGACGAGAAGACGCTGTTCGAGGAGTACGAAGCCCGGTACCGGCAGGAGTACATGCGCTTCCACGACTTCCTCGTCTCCTTCTACGACATGCACTCCGACGAGGAGTCCTACTTCTGGAAGGCCAAGAGGGTCACCGGCAACACGGCCTCGGAACTGCAGTCCTTCGTGTCCCTCGTCGGCGGTGGCTCCTCGGATGAGCGCGCGCTGGTCAACGCCGGCTCCTACGGCGACCGGCAGGACGTCGAGGAGGCGATCTGGTCGGTCGCGCAGGCTGGAGCCAACATCCAGGTGCAGGCCGCCACCGGAGGCACCATCGACGAGCAGGTACCGGTCCGCGACGGAGGGCTGGTGCCGTCGGCCGACGGGATGCACTGGGCTCTGCCGGCAACCGCGGCAGCGTGA
- a CDS encoding LLM class flavin-dependent oxidoreductase, with protein sequence MIDLAAGGVTLYSTVRSSIGHGQTSHLRTLLELAGWVDDAGYRGALVYSDNTSMDVWLAAQAAIANTTSFVPLVAVQPLDKTPFAVARAVSSLAHLYGRRVDINYVSGGFIRDLAVQGDTLSHDARYDRLTEYVTIVDMLLRGGMANFAGEYYKVRRARLTTAVPDDLLPTAYVSGSSPASLQAGESLGLGQLSFPVLPEDFASPDVRKNRFGSGISIGIIARDDSAEAWRIAHKRFPADPEGAERMKLLLSAGGSSWQPRLASVPIPDEAEGQPYWLVPFRYHHTFCPYLVGNHDEVAQAVTTYLNGGIRTFVLDIPREPDDLWHARIAIERAVAAMDR encoded by the coding sequence ATGATCGATTTGGCTGCCGGCGGTGTCACCCTCTATTCCACAGTCCGGTCCAGTATCGGACACGGCCAGACTTCCCACCTGCGCACGCTGCTGGAGCTTGCCGGGTGGGTGGATGACGCGGGCTACCGCGGCGCCCTGGTGTACAGCGACAACACTTCGATGGACGTCTGGCTGGCGGCCCAGGCGGCCATCGCGAACACCACCTCCTTCGTACCGCTCGTCGCGGTACAGCCGCTGGACAAGACCCCGTTCGCGGTGGCCAGGGCGGTGTCATCGCTTGCGCACCTGTACGGCAGGCGAGTCGACATCAACTACGTCAGCGGCGGATTCATCCGCGATCTCGCCGTCCAGGGGGACACCCTGTCGCACGACGCCCGCTACGACCGGCTCACCGAGTACGTGACGATCGTCGACATGCTGCTCCGTGGCGGCATGGCCAATTTCGCGGGCGAGTACTACAAGGTCCGGCGGGCCCGGCTCACCACGGCGGTGCCCGACGACCTGCTGCCGACGGCGTATGTGTCCGGCTCCTCGCCGGCCAGCCTGCAGGCCGGCGAGTCGCTGGGCCTCGGCCAGCTCTCGTTCCCGGTGCTGCCCGAGGATTTCGCGAGCCCCGACGTGCGCAAGAACAGGTTCGGCTCAGGCATCAGCATCGGCATCATCGCTCGGGACGACTCGGCCGAGGCGTGGCGGATCGCGCACAAGCGGTTTCCGGCCGACCCGGAGGGAGCCGAGCGAATGAAGCTGCTCCTGTCCGCCGGTGGCTCGTCCTGGCAGCCGCGACTGGCCTCCGTGCCTATCCCCGACGAGGCGGAGGGACAGCCGTACTGGCTGGTGCCCTTCCGGTATCACCACACATTCTGCCCCTACCTGGTGGGGAACCACGACGAGGTGGCACAGGCGGTGACCACGTACCTGAACGGAGGCATCCGCACCTTCGTGCTCGACATCCCTCGGGAGCCCGACGACTTGTGGCACGCGCGGATCGCGATCGAACGAGCTGTCGCGGCCATGGACAGGTAG